Within Enoplosus armatus isolate fEnoArm2 chromosome 1, fEnoArm2.hap1, whole genome shotgun sequence, the genomic segment CCCTTCCAAGCCGTGCATCAACTTCTTCCTGACGTCACTCACTTTGAATCCATTCCCTCATCTGTCTGGATCGGCAGCGGCTGCTTTCCTGCTCGTGACGCCGTCTTTACGGGACAGCTGGCAACGTTTaccacagtgagagagagactgacggGGGCGCGTGAGTGGAGAGCAGAGCTGCAACCTTCAGGCGCAAACTCAAGGCAGACGTTCTCAAATTCAATCAAACAGTAAAACTTTGGATTACAGAATGAACCCAAATACAACGCAAAGGCAGCATGAAGAGGCCGGTTCTCTCCGGGTGACAGGAAGACGTCCGGCATGACGCCTGACCGAATCCACACGTCGTTTAAACTGATCCTGATGCAGTTTGTATTGTAATGTTGAGTGTCAGTGAGGAGAGAtcaatatgaaatgaaatactgaTTTGAAGTTAAAAAGAAGGATCTGGTATTTGTAAGCAGTCTACATTGCTTACATTCAATAAATGGTTTGAAACAcataaagtgtttattaatgtgcagtatttgtcaacaactataacttcTCTTAataattattagattattattatcttattggATTACTTGTTTATACAGCAGCCTCTACTTACATTACACTACATTAATAAATACTTCTTGTATCTgcttacatttacataataGTGTGTAATGAACTATGTATTAAGTGTTTATATACTGAATATAAACACTAAATAGGAGAGAGTTAAAGTGTTACTGGTGAGGGATTCTTTAAATCATATAATTTTCATGGAAGTAAGCCAATTAAAGATACTGGTAAATAACAGATAAAACCCCAAATAATAAGCCCTAATTAAGGTGTACTATAGGTTGTACACAACAATTACTACTCATATCGCACTCACTGAGACTATGATATTATTAAGCAGAAACAGGTTACCAGAAAACACTTTTTACTATTCTACTACTCTGTTCTGTGTTCATATTGAAGTATTTTGGTCTTTGTACATTAACTGACTGAAAGTCCGCCAGATATATGCGAATATCACCTGAAACTGATCATCAGCCTGTTAAAGAGAGCAATCCTTCAGCCAGCTATCACGTTTTCACGGGACAATAACACAGTGTGAGTCTTGCTGTCATGCTTTTATTCTCTAAAACCGAACTCCTCCTTTGGGGAAATACAGGAGAGAGTGTCTCCGTCAGACCCCATCAGCCTCGCACGGAGCTGTTACAACAGTCAGACTGTGTTAAGTGCTGTGGGAGTGTTGCCGTGGCAACCGTTTTGTggagtgtttgtgagtgtttcaAGCTCCCGCGggattttggggggggggtgggcgagcgagagagagtgtgtgtgtgtgtaaatcagtgTTGGCTGGAAATGCCTGGGTGACCTAATGCACATCTGTGAGTGTTGGACTGATAGACGGagagagtttttaaaaagttccACTTCTGACTTTGAGTTAAAGAAGTCGAGAGCTCAGTGTTTTATCCAAGTgtctaaacacaaacaaacaaacaaactaacaaacagacagacagacagacagacagacagccggGTGGTGCTGAGCCCCGATGCTCCGACAGCGATGTGAGTATTCAGAGGTGGACACATCAGATCAGCTGGTCgcctccagcagctgctcctgtTCTGAGCTGCCATATCTTATTCATAACCTGCGGAACAGTAACCAGATCCAACACACTCATTATTCCTGCAGCCTCGTTCTCAGGCTGCTGCTCATATCTGAGTTCAACACAGTCAGAACAAAGCGAGCGAGTCACTTACCTGCTGCGTTTATTATGTTTATCTACACTCCTGCTGTGATGAAGTTtctattttaatttgtgtttaccAGACAGACAGTTTGACTCCTTTCCTTTCCAATCATTTATGATTCGTATACATTTTTGacataaatgacataaaatagCTGTCTTAATTctacatattatattacattatattatatcattggatcctgcagttttgttttgggggtttttttgcaaCAAAGCTCATTTGGCGGGACACCAATTCAGAGCATTTGCAAAAGtaccaataaaacaatgtaaaaaatactctattgcaagtaaaagtcttgcatttaaagtaaaagtagaaaagtattattaataaaatgtaccgacagtatcaaaagtaaaaaagtactgcttttgcagaaaaatggctCTTTGTTGAAAGGTGAGAGCCTCATCGATGATTATTAGGCTGTTTGAAGGatgtgaaatgtaaatcacttaccagtatttatttattctatttattggTTTATCTAACAGCGACATTAATAAACATTCCTATAAATCTGAGTTCGACAGATTTTCATCTGTAGTCCCCGGACAGGTTTTACAAAGTTACACCGTCAGGACAAGAAACATTGATTGGTAAAATTAATGGAAATTAATAAATTTTCaattcagaaaacaacaaagaagaagaagcttcaTGTCACAGTTGCATATTTAAAGAATTAAATATAGTAATTGATTATTTCTCAGGCTGATATAAACACACTCGCTGCCTCACAATGtgaatatgtacaatatacatgcatataatATTATCACAGATCCACTGTTATGATATCATCTTACTTTCCCTTGGGAGAGTCACATGACCCTTGTtagagtgaggggggggggtcaaaaggcttcaatgaaaaccacatggagggaggagagagctgcaactaaacagagagagagagagagagagagaggccaacatgaaccacagagacagacgaaGAAGAACAGGAGAGCAGCTGTAGGAAAGTTCTAAGCCTCCAGAACCAAGATCAGATCCGGGACCAGCGGCTACACTACAACCAGAACCAGAATCAGAGACCAGGAGCAGCCCAGTCCACCATGTCAGAACCCATCAGAAGGAAAAGCTCCAGCAGACAGCTCCTGCAGAACCTCATCAGGTGAGAGAAAAAAGCTTTGAACGCATGACCGTCGCAGATGTTTTCACACCTGCAGGATGAAATTTGCAATTTGCTAAAGGTGCGTGATAGATCGCCTCtcagaagaagagcagaacGTGACTTTCATGCAGTCatcataaaataatataatattaataaaccactggtggaaagtaactgcaCGTACTCTAGCACTGCACTTAAATACAATTCTAAggtatttgtattttacttaagtattctGCTCTTATTTGACTTGTACTCTTCACTTCTCTACGTTTATGTGACAGTTACTTACTTTGCAGATAAGGACTTTAAAAAGATTTACAGTACTGTACACCGAGCAGTatgcaaaatatttaaatgtacttgACCTCGACCAGAACAAATAAAGTAATACAATCATTTCTAATAATGTAGcactgacaggggccattcGGCCTACATAATGGGTACTTTTACTCTTTTCTATCTGTGTAGTATTGATACTTTGATACTATTTGTCCCTTTTACTAAAGTAGAGCATCTGACCGAATACTAATATTATAATAgttaattgataataatataatatattggTACTAATATTCCACAACTGGAAAAACAGTTTATGTTCACAAAAGCACAATGTGGGAAAAACTCAATCAGTTTCTTCCCCCTTCCTGTAATGTGGTTGCGATTGTAAAAGATTATGTAATTTAGGAGATATTAAAGTGTAATGAGTATGTTTTGCAGAAGGGTTAGAGGTTAAATTTAGGTTTTCTGTCtccagtaaaaaaaacccaagatgACATCAAGTGGTAAACCCAAATTACAGCCTCataataatttatttgaattattgtAAGAGGGGGATTTTTGAGGCGTCAACTCTTGCTGAACTGCAGTAGAAGAGCAGGAGTGCTTGCTTTAATCAAATTGAAATATGtaacatgtttaattaaaatgtgtaaaatgtatataatgtacatGATTACAGCTTCATACAATCTTTTTAAATCTCTGAAGCAAGAAAATCCAAACTGGGGAAAAAACGTTGGAGCTCAGGTGGAGTTGAAAAATGGCAACCATATGACACATATTATAAAGTTAAAAACATATTGACTCTGTGTTTCTGGAAGAATTGAGGGGTTTTCCTCATTTATTTGAATACAGTCAAAGATTGGTGTCGTGTTCATTAGAAAATTGCAGTTTAAAGCATTTCTGCATTGGCTTCGGCATTAACGTGCGATGGTTGCCAGTTAATAATGTGTTCTCAAAAGATGTGGTCAAAAAATAATCCAACCATGTGGAACACAAGAGAAACCAGATAACCGGAAGACCAGATTGTGGTTTACGATCCGGCTGTCAGAGGCGATGAGCTGAGTTTAATAACTGCTAAAATGGGGCATCAACAGTTCACCATTACTGAGTTATTATTAACAGGTATGACTGATGCATCATTCGGTGTTCACCCCCACCTCTAATGAAACAAGCCGTTTGGGGTTCATCAACAATGAAAGTAAACTAAACTAATGGTTGTATTTCCCTCGATCTGCCACACTTTATCTGAAAAATCAAATACTGATATCATTAGTTTTTCCAGTTGTGACGTCAGCGCCATGAGCAGCTCAGAATGGCTTTCTGTGATGAAGCAATGAGAATTATTAGCCTTGTACTCGAATAGCACTGAATAACATCTCTAACCCCTCTGTAGACAGATGGTGGAGGCTCTATAGTTGGACTGAAATGCCTCTATTTAAGTTATCTTTCTCCACCATTACAATCTGTTTCAATTCAATCACCTTTAATTGTGTCCTTTGTTCTCCATTGGCCTAATTTGACCACCTAACTCCGTCTATTCTGATTGATCTCCTCTAACACGGGAGCCTGGTTTCTTGcgttgttttctgtgtttgcgtCCCTCTCCTAACTCCGGTTCCTTATCGTCAGAGAGGGTCTTGTTCCCTCAGTGATCTGTGGAACATTACTGTGTGACTTCACTGAAAATGACACTGAGCTCTGAGGTCAATGGCTTCTTTTATAGCTGCAACTTCCTTAATGGCCATGACATCATCTGGCTGAGTCCTGAACCCCCTCCTGctccactacacacacacacacacacacacaaagaaaatgcCATTCCCCCGGCCTCCATTGCCTCATTGTGTAAAGGGTGGAAAAAGTGATGTGTATCAGACAGATTTCCTCCATAATTTGCTCGTTTCACATTTATGCCTCGCAGCATCGTGTTAAATGTCCCCGTAGACTCTGAAGGTACCTGGAAGGACAGACGGCCCTGCAGAGACAATACCCTGTACCAGTGTGAATAAAGCAGAGCAGACATTCGTCACctacatctgcttcagttagtgatttcctacacttcccataatgcctTTTGATCATCTATCATCACTGTACAGTGGATGGTTTTTGTAGCTTCGTGTTTGGAGACAtttaagattattatttttttatgttgtgtgcGCACAAGCAACCCTGTCTCCTCGAAAtaccacatatatatatgtatatatatatgtatatatatatatatacatatatatatattacgaaacttttttttcccaatcaCGTTGTGGTGTCAAACATAATCGCTGCTTGGATTATGTTCAGAGGCTTCGTCTTTTAGAGTGAATGAGGTGCTACATTTGTCTATCTTGAGTCACAGagaggtggtgggggtgggCGGGTGGGGGGGCGTACAAAGCTCAAGACACCAGAGTCTGGGGTTCGCGTTCAGAATCCCGTCTGTGGTTAGGTTCATGAAACAGACCTTTTCTGTATTAAATCAGatcatgatctttccctaaccttaacaaagtgctgccagtgcctaaacataactTTAATAATGCTGTAGTCACAATGATTGTATTGTAAGATCAGATTATTTTCGTCGAAAACGATGAAATacgttgtcagtgaacattttactgccaTATCTGGCAActaacaacatttcctcatgATGTCAATAGAATACGTAATCtgttttccagtgtttccagtgtttttctgttgcaaattatttgtatataaatgtaatttctaagGTTGGCACAAGATATtaagttattacagttattaCTGTACAAGTCCctacatataataataacaagatATTAGACCATCtaaataaaataccaaatatcTTCAGTTGGAGTTTAGAGGATTAGAATATATGTGATTTGTAGGTATTGGCTAAAGCTTTGAGCCAATAAAAACACTTGCAACACATGCAGGACCACTGATATGGTCCTTTAGGGATTTTATACTCCTTCCCCTTGTTGCATTTCAGGCAGCAATGATGAGGTTCAGACAATCAAACCTCATCCCCAGTTGACCCATTTCCCCCAACAAAATGTCCTGACTGAGAAGCCAAAGCAGTCCTATCACACATCAAACTGATTTACAGCAGACAAAGACTGACTCTGGCCGATATGACTCCCACATCTCTAGTGAGTATGATCTTATGTAGGTCACTTTCCCACATAATAATGACCGCAGCATGTTGGACTGTCCTCACCAACAGCCATAACCAATGACATTCGCATCAGCCTTTCATatctgaatttgtttttttgccctttAAAGATGCCAAATGTTTGATGAAGCGAGGGGTTGACATGTTGGGAAAATGAATCATATTTTTTGGGCGAAGGCCTATGCATCGAATTTAGCTGCAATTGGCCGGTACAAAGGAGGATGGTCTGCATGTTTTATGTATTCTTTTAATGAGAACCAACAAGCTCGAGGCTTTGGCCCGTTTTTCTTCcatgatgctgctgcagtgttgtgaCTGAATTCACAATCTGCTTTTACCAGCAGATTTTTATCAGTCCTCGTTCTGTGCGAAGATGCACTGTGAAGTTGATCTTAAGCCAAAGCAGTTAGTAAAATCAAGTGAGCGTCTCCCAAAGTTGCGGCTGttttagtacaaaattccctcttttgCGTTACTTTCCCTCCTCTGCGGCTCAACAAGGAAACGCAAAGAGAGAATTTTGCAGTAAAAGGAGAGTAACTTTGGAGAATATCCACTTGATTGTGTAACTTGTCTaagtcagactgctgaagcctcatattaacgTTGTGTTATCTTTGGATATATTTTAGCTCAGGAGGAGGACTGTGgtggtttcagtgtttgtatggGCATCTGACTATTGTCTATTGGGCTTGAAAATTGTGCCTTGTAAAggattctggtttattacaacttaggtcaggtttttgtttttgttttgccatcGTTTCTGTCAGTTATGATAAAATGTGACACTTGAGGAACTCCATCAATCAGACAATTAGGTTGTAAACGCGctaaaagttataaaaatccATCACTGAACAGGAGAACCGTGTGTGCACAACTACAGTAAGAgcagtaggtcaaagttgaaccaagaagtcagtctgtaaactgtgatggatgttttcaGAAGGTTTGCTTTAAGTTTTTCTAACCCTGGTTGGTTTAAGACATGTATGACTGTCATGTTTCTTGCCCAGTCAGACATTTTTACTTATGACACCACGTTCTTtgagatctcagcaattactttggtgagtacaacgTTATCATGGCCAAATCTAAATGATCCTTTCAGACCAACAACAGGTGCTCTCCAGAGAGTTCACACCGACGTCCAATCAAACGGCTGACTGATTACTTCCAAAGTTCTTCTCGTTCCAGTTCTTTTGACAAGATTTTCTCCAGACCTCCACAAGTATGACGAGATGGAGTTAAAGGATTAAagtctctctcctgctcctcctccatctcttcacctcctccctctctctctatttgttTCCCTCCAGAGATTGAAATTAAGTgaaacagcacagcagctggCTCAAGCTCCACCAGATGTGCTTGGACAATAAAAAGGCTTATTGTTATCAAGTCCCGCCCACTGGAAACTAGAGCCGATCAGACAGAAGAACTGAATGAGCTTTCTATTGAAGAGAAGGCCAACTAATTCTTTCCTATGATTTTTAAATCCACTTTCCTCAGACATAAACTTTTACATACCTTTAACTGTTGTAGCAGACACATAACTGATAGGAAATGTGAATAATGTGTAGGTGGGTACCAACGTGCTTGGTGGAGCAGATAACATGGTTAAAATTttctacatacagtatttatcttCCCTACATTGATATTTAAGACAATAACGTGCTTCCAACTTTGGGGCAACAGTAGGGGGAAGATCCTTTTTTCTGCAGAAAGCCACCTCCTCAAAGAactggttttcccagtttgatgTGGAAGaactgcacagagccctgacctcgaCCCCAACACCTCTGGGGTGAACTGGAACGAGCCAGACCTTgtcaaacatcagtgttggCCCTCACTAATGCTCCTCTGTCTGAATGGGAGTAAATCTCTTCATCTAGGAAGGTGATTTTTCTTATCTTGAAGCTACTTAAGGGGGAAAACGAGAACATTGTATGTGAAGAGGTGTAACACCACTGTCTGAAGGGTCCTGGTGAACTCTGTTACTGCTAACTGAGAGTTTCTGAGGTGTTGTGGGAGGTGGTGTGGTGACAGCCTGTTGGCGTCCACGTTGGTTGCAGGGTGACGGCCCAGCGGAGCCAGGAGGATGCTGAGGAGGTGGAGCGGGAGCGAAGGAGGAGAgccagggagaaggagagaggagaggggagccCCTCCTGGCCAGAGCCCCCCCAACACAACGacctcacacacaacacagagtgAGTACGACAAACTGTCACACACCTCACTGTACAGGCCTTACAGTTATAAATATCTACCAGCCAGACCAGAAACACAGAGCTACTGTAAAGCTGTCATTATTCTCTAATAATGTCGATGtaggtttgtttttaaatatagttTACTGTCCTAAGTAAGTTTCCAAAAGACCTCAACatcacaaagaaatgtgtttactCTCCCCTCAAATAAAAGGAGAATTCCGAACATGTTCGCCCTGTGAAAGTCCTATTTCACCCTAACTTTCTAATGAAGTATTTCATAAGGGTTATAAGATGGAGCTAATGGCTTATTAAAGGTTAGTAAATTAGCTATTGATGCTTTGAAGtaatagttggacattttgggactTTCTTGCTGAGTgatagataaaaaaacaacaacattgttctCATATCTGTGCAGCTAATATGAAGCTAGAACTAGCAGCCAgctagcatagcttagcatgaagactgaaagcatggggaaacaactagctttgctctgtccaaagcaaGACTCaaaagcacctctaaagctcacttttatatctcatttgtttaagtgtgacaaactggttgcctagcaacctcatggtgatgacaagactccaggaagtcactgctcccggccaagaaatagtccgcCATGTATTGCCTTGTAAAACcaccatttttacacttcataCAGAACAATCTagattcaacatgtttgttagtgAGCTTACGAGGTTTCTCTTTATGCTAAGCgaagctaagcggctgctggttgtagtttcatatttaccatacagatttgagagtggcatcaattttctcatttaactttacaaagaaagcgaataagcagATTTCAAGATTAGTAACAAGCCTTTAGTGAGAACAATATTTGGGTTGCCAAGTTGTAAAAAAATCCCTCTTGAACTATCCTCAGCTCAGTTTGGGACTGATAGATCCCTGTGTTTTGAATTTGGAggcacatttgtgtgtttacatcactGATTGGATGGAAAAGTCTCCCCATTACCTGCAGTGCTGATTACAGGGGAAAAGTGTGCGTGTTTAATCAGTCGGTTCAGTCCAGTTACAGTCCAGTGATGTTGCTGGTGAATGAGCTGAGAAAGCTGCCGTACCATCAGTTTCTGTTTAATTGGTCAGAGATGTGACATCCGAGCAGGTCTATCCTCCTCACCTGAGACTGTGAGCTGCTGAGCTGCTCATTTACAGCATCGAATACTGCACCGTTCGCCGGTTCACTCATTAGCTGCCCGGAGAGTTGAATGATATTAATCTACTGCTCGTTCAACAACAGGCTGTAAACAACAGTTAAGACAGTTTGTTGGTGCACAAAATAATCCGGATACTCTGTTAATACTTGATGATAAACTCAACttaaattatttgtatttcagCCATACTCTTGGGTAGTTTCTTGTATCATGAGCGTTGGATTAAAATGATTCAGGTAATTAAATTGTTTGTGTGGCAAATCAAAGaacaaattcaaacattttggGGGCTCAAGTATTTCATTTACCAGACATGGTTATGATAGAAGGGAATTTTGTGTGAAGAAGGATgaaaaatcaaaagcaaaaaatgattcatgttgcaaaagaaagaaatccagAAAGAAACAGCTTCTCTCCGTCACGTTTCAGAAGTTAtttgtcaaaacacaaaacaaatcgtAAATGGCTGTCCACACCTGATGGCTTTACATCCCACCAAATTTCACAGAAATGTGTTGAGTATATTTTGAGACATCCTGCTGTCGGACTCACAAACAAACCGGACTGAAAATATAATCTCTGGTGGATGTGATCATAAACATGACAAAGGATCAACTAAAGATCAGCTATAGACGACGTTTAAGACCTCAGAGGCCACCGGTGGAAATTGTTttagtgtgattgtgtgtgaaaCATTTCCTGTCAGCCTGAATTAAATGaaggttaaacacacacacagctaacatTAAGAAACCGCCAGCATTAGTATTTAGGTGTTTTTCTAGTGCTGATGAGGTCCAGTCTGCTGACCTGGAACAGGAGGACACAGTGCCTCTCTGTTTATTGTTTCCATGGGCACCGCCTCTGTTTCCATGGAGTCTGAAGCTGCAGGTCCTGTCTGCCACCTGCCGCCTGGCTCAACACTCTGCCCTGTCAGAAACCTTTGGCAGAGACTCTCAACCCCAACCTGGGTGAAAAAACCCCATCAGCAGGAGACAAACCCCGACACCGTGCAGCAACATATTCCAGAAGACCACGTCTGTGGCATCACCCATCATTCACATCAGGATGAAGTGTGTTTAGCATGTAGCAGATTTGTGCAAACGAGATGGAGGACGTGGAGAAACGACAGCAGCGTGAGTCGAACAAAAGATCTGCACACTGTACTGATTCAATCTACTCTCAgactggaccaatcagagcagagctggataACATATTAAATCTAATTTAATGTGAAGCATGAAAATCACACAAATCATCCAGAGGAAACAATTAtcatagaaaatagaaaataattatatatataataattatatatattaccccaaaacaacaaaaacaagtacaaaCTGTGGGCCATTTGTATTAAAAGGAAATCaacacaaagaagagaaagagaatatAAATGGTTGAACAGATATCACCTCCAGGGAGAAACGATGAaaacatattcatattaaaacattttgaggAGAATAGTTTCTTTTATCTGCCTGCTGGGATTCAGATGTTCACCTGAAGGCTTCATCCAGGCTCAGAAACAGAGCTTTGATCCTACTAATTCAAGCTAGAAAGACCCTTCCATCAGTCCTCTAAACCACTGACATGGTTGTATCATACCTGCATTTGTTCAAAGTAAAACTTGACTCCGCCTCTTGTCGGTCAGGAGAGGTCACTAAAAGGTAACGGTTCTCCACTTGGCCCCCAGGTTGGACGAGGAGCTGAAGCCCCGGTGCTGCTTGGTtctggaggaggacgagggcTTCAGCGACTGGAGCCACAGGTTGGAGAATCGTAACGAGCAGGAGGTGCCGGATGACTGCAGGGCCCGGGACCAGAGACTTTCAACACCACAGCGGAAACCAGAGCCTGAAGAGGAGAAACGgcaggaggacggagaggaggagggacgtgAGCCAGAGCGAAGCGGTCGGTCACAGGAAGCTTCAACAAGACCTCCAGAGAAGGTACACAGATCAGTGCAGTCAACACTGGGGTTAAAATAACACATGAGTCTGTGTCTGATGCTCAGTCTCAACACATCAGTGTTAAATCAACACTTTCCAAGTTGGTTTCCAGATGATATTACAAAGAAACGtagtgaaacattttcttggAATGGattgtaataattttggtgatcccttaatgTTTcatcagcctcacagagctgctggcattaCTGTCGACGCTTAGTGTTGTTTAAATATTCAATGCAAAAGAGAAGGCTGTATTCATAACTACCATTGCAGTAGTTTGTAAATACTTCAGCCTGTTTCTTAAccttttatttacacatttggaAAGAGCACACCAAGGAACAAGTTCTGTTTTGCAGGTGTGCTGAGTTTAGGAAACAAGAAACTCAAATAGTACTAATAGATATAGATATTATAACAACAAATGCATCAACTGAGCAAGTGCTAATCAAAAGCATCAATGTTTTAATTAAGAgtgtgataaataaaacatgtgcgACTAAACAGCCCTTAAAGAGTTCTCTGAAACTACTCAGACTCATTATCAAGCTTCAAACTCTGTTATATATGATTCTGAAAACTTACTCTCCAATCTCAGTATTTACAGTTTTACCTGTAGCCGAAGTCAGTCTGCAGAACACTTCATAACGTCTGCACACCTCTGGTACATTTATATGCTTTCAGATACATACTGTGGAGCAACATCTCAACTGATTTGCTTCTGGTTCGTTTTAGATGTCCAGCAACAGAAAGGAAGTCAGGACGTCATACAGCTCAACGGTCTTCCTGCCACAGGACGCCAGGCTGCAGCACGCCATGGGCCAACCGGCAGACAGGACGTCCTACCTGGTGGCGGGGACGATGAGGCCacggtgtgtttttaatctcatAAAtagttttttctcttttggtgCAGTGTACGGTGTGTTCGGATCCTGGGATCTAAACATGCTCATTTTTCCATTCAATAACTTTTCATCATCTCCTCCACAGTGGAGGGGCCTGCAGGGTGGATGGGGAGGTGGAGCGGGAGGagcagaaggaagaggaagagatgcagGTCGctctgcagagggaggggaggtcgGCAGAAACCCGACAGAACCCCGGAGATGAAGATGATCAGGAGGAAGAAGAACTGAGCTTCACACATGAAGAGAAGGAAGACCTCCACCTCAGGAGGGCGGAGAGccacaggaaggaggaggaggaagaggaggaaacgCACAAGGTGCCAGACAGGGTTGGCTTTCCAATAATCCTa encodes:
- the LOC139289087 gene encoding lymphocyte-specific protein 1-like; the protein is MSEPIRRKSSSRQLLQNLIRVTAQRSQEDAEEVERERRRRAREKERGEGSPSWPEPPQHNDLTHNTELDEELKPRCCLVLEEDEGFSDWSHRLENRNEQEVPDDCRARDQRLSTPQRKPEPEEEKRQEDGEEEGREPERSGRSQEASTRPPEKMSSNRKEVRTSYSSTVFLPQDARLQHAMGQPADRTSYLVAGTMRPRGGACRVDGEVEREEQKEEEEMQVALQREGRSAETRQNPGDEDDQEEEELSFTHEEKEDLHLRRAESHRKEEEEEEETHKVPDRSSMEGSRSEEVNRRSTVSLCSSEGEEPLNCYGPMSPTFKKLLIQFYPDEVNSRVSTDGKCTIIERTESLRKSTGSIKKTLPPAAVSKIDKKLEQYTHALEVSSKEGRSGGQVPTDLTSPTEPVSSKKNLFEAGEAWNQTVTSVTPSKDADGLRVGVADLINQWVKGSEDGSRCSSPFKPTESCTGKRYKFVVTGHGKYEKVSVDDGCSEEANCRSAGQFYEDL